In Zingiber officinale cultivar Zhangliang chromosome 1A, Zo_v1.1, whole genome shotgun sequence, the DNA window TTTATCACTATTGACTAAGTTAAATGCAATTAGAAAATAAGGAAATATACCAGAATTCAATTGTaaaaatcatcatcatcatcaagcaGTGTTTGCCCCAACTATTTGGGATCGGCTGCATGAATGCTATACTTATTGAGCATCAAGCTATGTACAAGGCAATATCACTagtaatattaaattatttcGATTGTTATTACATTGACTAATATTTTCTTTGATCACCTACTCCTCCTTACCTTCCACTCTAATAGGTTAAATTATTCTAACTATCGAATCTACTAATTTCCTTTGAATATGTCAATACAGTTTCTATATTCTCTTATTTTATCATCTATTGAAGTTACACTTAATTGCTCttgaatattaattaatttatttttttatcatttctaGCAACTCCAAACATCTACCTTAGCATTTTTATCTCTGCTAacattaatttttatataattgttTCCTAGCAGCCTAACACTTAGATACCTAAAATATAGTATAATATAAccttattaaactttcctttagcATAAGGGAGATGTGACAATCACACAAAACTAAAGAAGCTCCTCTCTTTTTTGATCATCCATTTTTTTAACctatttaattttatcttcatTACTATCACCTTCTTATTGAATAATAAATGTGAGGTTCCTAAACTCATTGACAGGTTCATCCATCTTAAGTGTTTTATCAATACCCTTTTTGTTATTGGAACAACATTTTTATGCatcaatttttatttatttatttaattcaaacGAAGGGACTTGAAGTTAACCTTTTGTATAAACCTCCAACTGTGAGAAAATCATTTATAACACTCTTTGTAGATTTAACATTAATAACAATATTACCATGCATATATTTTGTCACTCATTAATATAATTAGTAGATgttcttttattttcaaaaatgtaCCACAATAGTTGTCTAAGGATTCAATCATTAGAATTTTCTCTAAATCAGTAAAAAAAATTGTGCAAGTCTTTGTTTTCTCTATATTTTTGTATTATCATCAAATAAACATCCCTGGTTATCTTGTAAACATGAAACCATATTGATTTTCCATAATGATAGTCCCATCTCTTATTCTCCTCTCGCTAACTCTTCCCTGAAATTTTATAGTATGCCTCATCAATTCGATACCTCTATAATGAGAATGGCATTGTATATCCCCTTTATAATTATAGGAATCAAATGAAATATTACCAAAATTGAGATAATGATTGCTACATCAATAGCACTTCCTCATTAGAATTATACAAAAAGAGAGCTCAGTTCCAATTGCAATAGCTTTTATAGAGTTTTAGGGTAAAATGCATTTACTAATGAGTGATGACACTGTATGAAGCACATGCCCTTCAGCAAACTCAAAGTAATATAGCTTAAATCAATTGCAATCTAATGCGAGTTTCACATCACTAACAAAGAAGCATATGCCACCTGAGGAATTTGAATATCTTCACTAGCTTAACAACGATACTCTACCCATGGAATCAGACATCCTTCATCTAGTATATTATTTGGAGAGTTTGAGATCACTAGTAAAGAAACATGTGCCACCTAAGGAATTTTATATATCCTCAGGAGTTTAACAATAGTACTCTCCAATGGAGTCAGGCATTCTTCGTCACGTATTTTATTTGAAGTTACTTAGAATTCTTCGATCAATTCCAGACAGGCATTATTCATCCTCATAAATTTTTGGGATGATTCAAGTATGTTCCTCCAACCTCAGGAATCAACTATTGGAGCATTGGTCAAATGAAATATTGAAAACAAGCAAACCCTATAAGACTTTGCTTTAAAATATCAGACTCTTACGTGAAAATTTTGGCATGTCTAAAAGCTCATGTGATCCCACAAGGCCAAAATGATTAGAAGACATTTAGGATATTCAGTAACAACCAAATCAATCTGTAAAGCAATGGAACCAAAACACATCGTAGCAACTCCTTTATTATTAAGAAGATCTAAAATAAAGCATTAGATTATGACCCAACAAATTTTGCACCTTCTTCTTTTTGACTGGCTTGAGAATCTTAATAATGCACTTCTCATTGTTAGGAACGTGCACTCCCTCGAAAACCTCACTATACTTTCCTCTTCCTACCTTCCGAACCACCTCGTAAGGATCTTGTTCCCTACGAAAGCAAACAATCAACGACCAGCCAGTATGAAGCCTTGAAGGGGAAAACAGAAAATGTGAAATCCAGAAAGAAAACTCAAATCGTTGGCGATAGAGGCATCAATCACGCTCTTACCCCCACTGGACGATGAGTGATTCGTAGTCCCAGTAGTCCTTAGGGCGATGGACGTTGACGTCGGCGTAGacccgagccagggaaggggcgCCGGGACGGCGGAGGGACTTGCCTATCTTCTGCGCCAGGGCTCCTGCAGCGGCGGACGCGGTGAACGGACGGAGGAGGAATCCGGTGATAGGGGTGAGGAGGCAGTTGGGAGCAGAGGGGGACGCAGTTGCGGGGAAGGAGGGGAGGCGAAGGTGGCGGAGGAGGGATCGGATTGCGGAGGGGAGGAGAGGGCTAAAGGTCATAGAAAGAGAGACAGGgattggaggaggaggaggaggaggaaagaTAGAGGGGGAGGAAAAGCGTCGGCGGTGGCGGCGGGTCGGCGGTGGGAGATTGGGATAATACGCATGTCCTTTTAGCGGCGCAGTGGCTTGCTGAAAGGGGCCGAGCATATAAATATTGGACAATTTTAACCCtatgaatttattttatttatcaatttatttttgCTAAATTGCTAGAAAAAAAAACCCATTATTTATTGCCTTTTTTTGGCATGCCCCATGGAGGTTTGGAATTGTCAGTTTACCCCCTTATAGTTTTAATTGGTTGTTAAAATATCCATTAATCATTAATGTCTATTTTCAATAGTGTAAATTAGCTTGTAGTGCTCAGTAAATTATAGAATTTTAATATTTTAGAGTTATAAATAcatattatgactcattttttGAACGatgaatctaattttttttataatttttcaaaatttgataatatttcttgcaatcaataaattcaattttttaaaaaatatatatatatatatagtttcttatattttaattatcagtttgtagttattttataataatataatggCAAGTTTCAAAGTGCAAACTACTTGTGCCGTGTTAAGAATTtgttaagcaagaaaactaaaaaaACTACAATCCCTCCAAAATATGCATCACGAGAAGAGGATAATTGCTTTCTCAAGCCTTGTGCAAACTACTTGTGCCTGTACCGAAGGCTTTTTTCTTGACATTAGATGCGCATCATGAGCATCTACCATGGTAACTCTCCAACTAAGAAGAGGATAACTGCTTTCTCAAGCCTTTTTATTCGTGTAATGCAAGCATATCATGCTCAAACATCCATTACATGGAGTAGTTTTCATAAATTTAAGCAAACAGGGTTATAACCATATACGATAATGTTGATAGCTAGAATGCTGTGATAAAGAACTTATTCAGAACCCAGAGAAGACAAAGCAGCAGAGTCATATATCCTTGGACGGGTTTTGTGTTATGGGCAGATCTCCATCGTATGTGCTCTTCAGAACATCTGGGAGTCTCTTCAGCACTTGAGGTCCTGCTGGCACTTTTCCAGATTTTGGTCTTATATCCTTTGTTCCCATTCCATTCCGAGCATGTAAGGATAATAGTATTAGgcattataatcttaattatgctcattgaaaaaaaaaaagaaaagaaataaactaCAGCCTCTTTAAGCTTGATTAGCTGAATTGAGAAGTTATAGTTATATTATTTGCTGCTAATATTTTTGTATCTCTGCAGTGGGTAACTTAAGCTGCAGTGATCCATGAACTGGACTATAGATAGGTATGTAAAGTTGTTTGTATAGGATTGAAAGAACTCAATCGGATTAGCAGCCATTGAAATTCAACTACCAACCTGATCAAATATGGATGTAGGAATGGCAAGAGTTGCCAAAGCATTTGGGGTGTCTACTATTCCTGATATCCTTCCTTCGCAAGGGCAGCATGAGAGTAGTATATACACCTACATTAAGTATGTGCATTAATTTATTGGTTTCATCTTCATGGTTTGTTGGTATTAGAGTGTGATAGAGTCTTTCAAACCTGTTCTTTGGAGTACCCAAATTTTGAGAGGTAGTCTATGGCATTTAGGACAGCACGCTTGAAGGCTAAAGTTGCATCAAGGAAGTGTTGCcttccttcctcatccacactaattCCTTCGAAGACTAACCATTCTGAGAACCTTGGTTCCACTGGCCCTATCTCAAAAATTGGGTTTACATGGAGAGGTGTTGGCCCCATCGGTGTAAGGTACTCTTTCATTCCGCCTCTTATGATCTCACACCTGTATATTACAAGTCAGAGAAGACTCATCTTTTAAAGCTAATGTCAATTTGATGATTATTAAACATGTCCGCCTTTAAAGATACTAAAACAATGTTTGTCTCAGTATAAATTTGAAGTAGTTACTAATTCATATTCTTCACACATTCATTGTTTTTTCCTCCATGGTTGTTTTCAAATGTATTGGAACACTTACAAATGCATATCACAAAAGCATTACGGCCATCACTCAtcgatatgaaaatatttgtttaTTGATACGAGTAAACACTCTTAACACTCTTAAGTTGACTAAGCTATGAAGATACTAATGATTATCTCCTTACATGCTTGCCTTTGAGTATTCTTAATGTACCATTGTGCCAATGGGAAATTTATTCTTCAAGCTTTTTTGGAATTCATCGCATGCCAGTTTTGCTAAATGGTTATGTTCAACAGCTGTACTCATTTCTACCATATTTCTTGCTTCtggttaaattttcttttatgacTTCATATTTGATGCTTACTGAAATCATGTATATGCAGAAGCATATAAACAAGAATGCAACTGAGAGTTTGAATAGTTACTTGAGTTCTAGGAATCCACTCATTTCTATTGCTCCACAAAATGTGATTTCACCATCTCCTTGCGAAAAGTGCATATCACCTGTACTAAGATTTGCTCCTTCCACGAATACTGGAAGATACACTTTTGAGCCTGTACTTAGATTTTTGATGTCACAATTCCCTCCATTTTCCCTTCCAGGAATTGTCCTTGCAGCCTCATTTGCAATCTTTTCCCATTCGAGGGTTCCTTCTTTTACCTACAAGTTTCAAAACATATATATATCGGGATTGCGGTACATATATAGTAATATAGAACATACATTATAGTATAATAGCAAAATATATTAGAAAATTCATGTCCCCAAATAATCCAAAAAAGTAATAGTATAATAGCAAAATATACTAGACAAATATGCTTTAGATGCAGTTTTATGTTGTAAAATATTATATGATAACCATATTTTTTATTCCATTCCTACTGTTCAAGTTGTACATACTTACACTTGAAGATGGTAGTTAAAACTCACAGATTCTGTGTGGCATCATACCTTTCCAAGGAGGCAATTCCTTGTGTTTGGTAAGTGTGCTACCGGTCGTTGGTGTACGACTTCAGATAATTTCACTGATCGAATGTCAGTTTCTACCAGTTTCTTTTCCCTTTCATTCCATGTTTGTAGAAGTTCCATGGAAGGTGCAGTTCCAACTACCCCTGGGTGAGTCAAACCAGGAAATCTAACACCTACAAACCAAATTAACTTTGTAAAGACAAAATCACTATTCAGAGAAAAGGCAGATCAAACTGTTGGAAAGGCAAAAATGTTAAACCAAGTCACCTGGTATGTTTGGGGAGTATGCATATATTCCTTCAAAGTACCAAATGGCTTTAGTAGCACAAGGAAAGTGATCCGTTAGAAACCCTCCGCCATTATCTCTATCCAATGTTGCTGTAAAACCCCATTCGTTACCAAGCAGGGGACCTAAGTTGCATATTTCTACGACTAGAAGATCCCCAGGTTTGGCAGGAACACCTTTTGTATCAAGAACTCTTAGAGGACCACTAAGACAATGAGACTGTGAATTATCACAATATTATGATATGGTTAAGAACCTGATACCCAGCATGAATAACATAGATATATCTAatcataataataaaaaataattttaaattgattttaatccattgagattgagatttattatatttgatatcataattaaaattgaataaaataacaaaaataatatttctagATGTATTATATTACTAtgcttataattattatgattatatgtcatatttaatttttcCATTATTCTTTAGACAACTTGTATAAATAAGTTTATTGGctttaataataatataataaaaaaatttattctctactatatttcttttctctatctattAGTTTCTACATGGTATAAGAGTGAAGTTCTCTTTCTCCTAATTTTCCTCTTCTGAATTTTTATTACAGCGGCTGGAGTTTCTACATGCTGATTTGACATCATCAGTAATAGTGCGGCAACTTCGACGACTGCAACAGCAACTTTTCTTCACCTTTCATCAAAAGCTTTTTACCATCGACAGTAGCAACTTCGGCAACGGCAATCGTAACAAGGTAAACTTGCTATTTGTtcgttttgttttgttttattttttgtccattatattttttataatgtatttttttgataataatgtgtttttaaaatttcatcctaattattgtcttgtgaaggatcccacGACAAAAACTATTCTATTACAAGGGGATACTAAAACAGTCTTTATTATCTTCAACCCACCTCTATCAAAACCTTTGTTGGAGAACACACAAATAAATTCTCTTGGCATGCACGTCTTAGTCATCCGTCTTATTCAGAATATTATTAATCGTTTTGGTTTACCAACTTCTTCAGTGTCatcatctcatttatgtgaagTTTGTATGAAAATAAAATCCCATAAACTATCTTTTGTATCCTCTACTCGGAACTCTAgtttttctttagaaattattcatTCTAACGTTCGAGTCTTTAGAAATTATTCATTCTAACGTTCGAGTCTTGCTCCTATTCTTTCTAATTAGGGTTTTCTttactatgttatttttattgataactttagtaattcacttggatttttcctatgaaaataaaatcttatctcttcgatattttttgtcattttcaaaagCATGTTGAGCATTATTTTAATTGTAAAATGCTCTCTCTTCATTCTAATTGGGGAGGAGAGTATCAAGCGCTTTATTGTCATCCTACTTCTTATGACATCCTCCATCAAGTCTCTTGTCCCCACACTCCTAAACAAAATAGATCCGCCGAGAGAAAATATTGTGATGCGTTGGTAATGGGAGCCCACCAAGTATGAATCAAAGGCAAGAATAGTATCCGACGTGGAGGGCAAAGTTAAGACAGTCAAGGGCAGGAAACCACTGGCTCACCAAAGTTGGCCGAGCAGGTGGCAACGAGTTGAGCGGGTCTGAAGAGTCTGATCGGCCTGGAGACTCAACTGAATAGATTGCTCATTCGGTTGGGACGACTATAGAGAGGACATCTGATGCTCACAACTATGACCAAATGAAAGCTAGTCCGATCGGACCGCCTATCCAATCGGGCGAGGAACGAACTACTGAGCTGAGCACCCATGGAGAAGAACATCCTTGAGCGATTGGATGGGGAATCTTGGCCGAGTGGCTCCCCCGCTTGGCCAAACAGTGGGTCCCTTGCGTAGCTCATCATATCCTTCTGGGAGTCAGTATCACTTGCATGGGGGCATGGTCAACAAGCAAATTGTATGACGGAAGCTTTTACTGTTATGCCAGGGATTGCACGCCCTGTTAAGGaatggtgtcagagacactttcctgacatgtctttaCATAGGATAGTTGGAAAAATGTGCACACGCCTTGAGAAATGTGCATGTCTGCTACTGGagtactatataaaggggggtctatGCACCGACGAAAGTATGCATTATTTGTGCTTGAGCTCCTGTTGCTACAGTTCTTTACCATCTTTCTACTATTCTAgtgactgacttgaacgtcggagggccaacgccaagGACCTCTTCCCTGGCTTGACACTGGCGTTCTTAGTTTTGTAGAGCAGAGGGGAGTCTTCACGAGGGAAACTACTAATCCACATCCCTAACCAATTGTCTTCACtattttcggataggatcatattGGTGCATTCTATGGGAACTTAACCTGTATCCGAGACATGGAGATGGAGGACGTTGGATG includes these proteins:
- the LOC122027914 gene encoding formamidase-like, producing the protein MAPPTPRLVVPIDVKKSPWEQKLPIHNRWHPHIPPVAEVTEGEVFRVEMLDCVGGRVGDNNSAEDIKFVDASISHCLSGPLRVLDTKGVPAKPGDLLVVEICNLGPLLGNEWGFTATLDRDNGGGFLTDHFPCATKAIWYFEGIYAYSPNIPGVRFPGLTHPGVVGTAPSMELLQTWNEREKKLVETDIRSVKLSEVVHQRPVAHLPNTRNCLLGKVKEGTLEWEKIANEAARTIPGRENGGNCDIKNLSTGSKVYLPVFVEGANLSTGDMHFSQGDGEITFCGAIEMSGFLELKCEIIRGGMKEYLTPMGPTPLHVNPIFEIGPVEPRFSEWLVFEGISVDEEGRQHFLDATLAFKRAVLNAIDYLSKFGYSKEQVYILLSCCPCEGRISGIVDTPNALATLAIPTSIFDQDIRPKSGKVPAGPQVLKRLPDVLKSTYDGDLPITQNPSKDI